The Aureispira anguillae genome contains a region encoding:
- a CDS encoding mechanosensitive ion channel family protein produces MDVILEWFHQFSDGLTETESKGLTTFIIVLLLWLFQRLMVRSIMKLQNDLAIRYTWRKSLTYGVYLIGIVAIALVWANHFGDFATYLGLLSAGLAIAFQDPIVNMAGWYFILLQKPFKVGDRIQVDNQIGDVVDINLFQFSIVEVGNWVGDEQSTGRIIHIPNSKIFKTPLANYNEGLDYIWNEIKVLVTFESNWKKCKEVLENTLNVHAPKVSEHAKKELQSASGKYLIYYHKVTPIVYTSVEDSGVLLTLRYLCEPKKRRNTTSFLWEKILDEFNHPDNIDMDFAYPTRRAVTTGDGVKAATGD; encoded by the coding sequence ATGGATGTAATATTAGAATGGTTTCATCAATTTTCGGATGGACTAACAGAAACGGAGAGCAAAGGCTTAACTACCTTTATAATTGTGTTACTATTATGGTTGTTTCAACGCCTAATGGTACGCTCTATCATGAAGTTACAGAACGATTTAGCCATACGGTACACTTGGCGTAAGAGCCTTACTTATGGAGTGTACTTAATTGGAATTGTAGCAATAGCTTTGGTTTGGGCAAATCATTTTGGCGATTTTGCAACCTACCTTGGTTTGTTATCGGCAGGTCTGGCGATTGCTTTTCAAGACCCCATTGTTAATATGGCAGGTTGGTATTTTATTTTGCTTCAAAAACCATTTAAGGTAGGAGATCGGATTCAAGTTGATAACCAAATTGGAGATGTAGTAGACATTAATCTGTTTCAATTTTCTATTGTAGAAGTAGGAAATTGGGTTGGAGACGAACAAAGCACGGGGAGAATTATTCATATTCCTAATTCCAAAATTTTTAAAACACCACTGGCGAATTATAACGAAGGCTTGGATTATATTTGGAATGAAATAAAAGTTCTGGTGACCTTTGAGAGCAATTGGAAAAAATGCAAGGAGGTCTTGGAGAACACCTTGAATGTACATGCGCCCAAAGTAAGTGAACATGCCAAAAAAGAACTTCAATCTGCTTCGGGAAAATATCTTATTTATTATCATAAGGTAACTCCAATTGTTTACACGAGTGTAGAAGATAGTGGCGTATTGTTAACCTTACGTTATCTTTGTGAGCCCAAAAAACGCAGAAATACAACGAGCTTTCTTTGGGAGAAAATTTTGGATGAATTTAATCATCCTGATAATATAGATATGGACTTTGCTTACCCAACTAGACGAGCCGTTACGACAGGAGATGGTGTAAAGGCTGCCACAGGAGATTAG
- a CDS encoding DUF4258 domain-containing protein, producing MENKSMLGILFHPYFRIIMVAIIVLLLLNSCEYGPEHGNSVTTTQNEKPSGAKNQERPGGTTTSQDAPTEPVAPKEFTERDLEFKGNRIALTHHARCRMDCRKIDAFEIQEVIDKNTINYKKTRPAKPGKCPTIAYEGMTRDNQNVRVIVGDCENDPIIITVIDLGNKYHCTCD from the coding sequence ATGGAAAATAAAAGTATGTTAGGTATTTTGTTTCATCCTTATTTTAGAATAATAATGGTTGCGATTATCGTACTGTTATTGTTGAATAGTTGTGAATATGGTCCAGAGCATGGGAATTCAGTAACAACTACCCAAAATGAAAAGCCTTCGGGAGCTAAAAATCAGGAAAGACCAGGGGGAACCACCACTAGCCAAGATGCACCCACAGAGCCTGTTGCTCCCAAAGAATTTACAGAACGAGATTTAGAATTTAAAGGCAACCGAATTGCCTTAACACATCATGCTCGTTGCCGTATGGATTGTCGAAAAATTGACGCTTTCGAAATTCAAGAAGTTATTGATAAGAATACTATTAATTATAAAAAAACAAGACCTGCAAAACCTGGCAAGTGTCCTACCATTGCTTATGAAGGAATGACTAGAGACAACCAAAATGTGCGTGTAATTGTGGGAGATTGTGAGAATGACCCTATTATTATTACAGTGATTGACTTAGGCAATAAGTATCATTGTACCTGTGATTAA